In a genomic window of Jeotgalibacillus aurantiacus:
- a CDS encoding cell division protein FtsA yields MPRSKYFALDIGTRSIVGLIMEQTDSGYYITDMVQKEHKERAMLDGQIHHVPAVAALILDIKSELEKRHGALTHVSVAAAGRALNTQRSTYAVPLSGRPALTKEDILHMELSAVQAAQEAAAESQENSHHYHCVGYSVLHYFLDQQEIGSLEDQQGDEASVEIIATFLPRVVVESLLASLKRAGLIMSALTLEPIAAINVLIPPSMRRLNVALVDIGAGTSDIAITNHGTVTAYGMVPVAGDEMTEKLSDTYLLDFPNAEGLKRALSDEQESIEITDILGFSQELSKHDVITDLLPAVDKLAHAISGEIRRLNNEQAPKAVMLVGGGSQTPGLTQLLAEKLDLPENRVAVRGIEAIQNLTLHDSIKRGPELVTPAGIAISANQTPINYIPVTVNGHEIRMFEVKELTVGDAILSAGLSIPKLYGKPGLAKMITLNGHTITLPGTHGEAPSIILNGAMADLDTAIKAGDDLTIQKGKDGQASEVSLKAMLEESLTFNVYVNGETVHFIRKVFVNGKEESADYVLMDRDDITVQKKLTIADACQKAGFSLQQNKTPFSLVIDSKTMYFPQWDGELLVNKQQVNRNAYLKELNPHDQIDLKKPVQPTVSMLKKAMEVVDVPFFVTFNGEKVEFQSSGTEFYRNDLLLSPDEPLETGDELKMKRTAGHVFFQDIFSHIDWTPPVKSGKIDIRRNGEKSELTAPISSGDVLEIIFD; encoded by the coding sequence TTGCCCAGGTCGAAATACTTTGCGCTAGATATTGGTACACGCTCAATTGTCGGACTCATAATGGAACAAACTGATTCCGGATACTACATCACTGATATGGTACAAAAAGAACATAAGGAAAGAGCCATGCTTGATGGGCAGATTCACCATGTGCCTGCCGTTGCTGCTCTTATACTGGACATTAAATCAGAATTAGAAAAAAGGCACGGAGCGCTGACCCATGTGTCAGTTGCTGCAGCAGGCCGTGCACTGAACACCCAGCGCTCCACCTATGCTGTTCCTCTCTCGGGAAGGCCTGCATTAACAAAAGAAGACATTTTACATATGGAATTGAGTGCTGTTCAAGCTGCCCAGGAAGCTGCCGCTGAAAGTCAGGAGAACAGCCATCATTACCACTGTGTCGGGTACTCAGTGCTTCATTATTTTCTTGATCAGCAGGAAATTGGAAGCCTTGAGGATCAGCAGGGGGACGAGGCTTCTGTTGAAATTATCGCCACCTTTTTACCAAGGGTTGTCGTGGAATCCTTGCTTGCCTCACTTAAAAGAGCCGGTCTCATCATGAGTGCACTCACGCTTGAACCGATCGCAGCGATCAATGTGCTGATTCCTCCTTCCATGAGACGACTCAATGTTGCGCTTGTAGACATCGGAGCAGGTACATCGGACATCGCCATTACGAATCACGGAACAGTAACGGCTTACGGCATGGTACCGGTTGCCGGAGATGAAATGACCGAAAAATTAAGTGATACGTATCTGCTGGATTTTCCAAATGCAGAAGGTTTGAAACGCGCTTTATCAGATGAACAGGAATCGATTGAAATCACAGATATTCTCGGTTTTTCTCAGGAACTTTCAAAACATGACGTCATTACCGACCTTTTACCAGCTGTAGACAAACTGGCACATGCTATTTCCGGGGAAATAAGAAGATTAAATAATGAGCAGGCACCAAAAGCTGTCATGCTCGTAGGCGGAGGCAGCCAGACACCAGGACTTACTCAGCTGCTGGCAGAAAAACTGGATCTGCCGGAAAACAGAGTAGCAGTAAGAGGCATTGAGGCGATACAGAACCTGACGCTGCACGACAGCATTAAAAGAGGGCCTGAGCTTGTTACACCGGCAGGTATCGCCATCTCTGCCAACCAGACACCGATTAATTATATTCCGGTCACGGTCAATGGTCATGAAATCCGTATGTTCGAAGTGAAAGAATTGACCGTTGGGGATGCGATTCTATCGGCGGGACTCAGTATTCCAAAACTTTACGGAAAACCGGGTCTTGCGAAAATGATTACACTTAACGGGCATACTATCACACTTCCCGGCACTCACGGTGAAGCCCCGTCCATTATACTTAACGGAGCAATGGCTGATTTAGATACAGCTATCAAAGCAGGCGATGATTTGACGATTCAAAAGGGTAAGGATGGTCAGGCATCTGAAGTGAGCCTGAAAGCGATGCTTGAAGAATCATTGACCTTTAATGTTTATGTAAATGGTGAAACGGTGCACTTTATAAGAAAAGTGTTCGTGAACGGTAAGGAAGAATCCGCTGATTATGTGTTAATGGATAGGGATGATATAACGGTTCAAAAGAAGCTGACGATTGCTGATGCCTGTCAAAAGGCCGGGTTTTCTCTTCAACAGAATAAAACGCCATTCTCTCTGGTCATTGATTCAAAAACGATGTATTTTCCGCAATGGGACGGTGAACTTCTCGTTAACAAACAGCAGGTTAACCGGAACGCTTACTTAAAAGAACTCAATCCTCATGATCAGATTGATCTTAAAAAGCCTGTTCAGCCAACTGTTTCAATGCTGAAAAAAGCAATGGAAGTGGTAGACGTTCCTTTCTTTGTGACGTTTAATGGAGAAAAGGTTGAATTTCAGTCATCCGGTACGGAATTTTATAGAAATGACCTTTTGCTTTCACCCGATGAACCTCTCGAGACCGGTGATGAACTTAAAATGAAACGAACAGCTGGTCACGTATTTTTCCAGGATATTTTTTCTCATATAGATTGGACGCCCCCGGTTAAATCCGGGAAAATTGATATCCGGCGTAACGGAGAAAAAAGTGAGCTGACTGCTCCAATATCTTCAGGAGATGTACTGGAGATCATCTTTGACTGA
- a CDS encoding bifunctional 3-deoxy-7-phosphoheptulonate synthase/chorismate mutase, which translates to MSNVELDQLRQKVDEMNLQLLDIINQRAELVQEIGRVKEKQGVNRFEPVRERAMLDLLTENNKGPFLNSTIEHIFKEIFKAGLELQKDDHRKALLVSRKKKAEDTIVELKGEKIGNGSPQFIFGPCAVESYEQVEAVAKEVKAKGLKLLRGGAYKPRTSPYDFQGLGLEGLQILKQVADKHDLAVISEIVNPAHIEEAVDYIDVIQIGARNMQNFELLKAAGQAKKPVLLKRGLAATIDEFINAAEYIMAQGNDQIILCERGIRTYEKATRNTLDISAVPILKQETHLPVFVDVTHSTGRRDLLLPTAKAALAIGADGVMAEVHPDPAVALSDSAQQMNFDQFNDFWDAVQQYLGVHAK; encoded by the coding sequence ATGAGTAACGTAGAATTAGATCAGTTAAGACAGAAAGTAGACGAGATGAATCTGCAGCTGCTGGATATTATTAACCAGCGCGCGGAACTGGTCCAGGAAATTGGACGTGTAAAAGAAAAGCAGGGAGTAAATCGTTTTGAGCCTGTCCGTGAGAGAGCGATGCTCGATTTACTGACTGAAAATAATAAAGGCCCATTTCTTAATTCTACCATTGAGCATATTTTTAAAGAGATTTTTAAAGCGGGACTTGAGCTTCAAAAAGACGACCATCGCAAGGCATTGCTTGTTTCCCGTAAAAAGAAAGCAGAAGATACGATTGTTGAACTGAAGGGTGAAAAGATCGGTAATGGCAGCCCGCAATTTATCTTCGGTCCTTGTGCTGTTGAATCCTACGAGCAGGTGGAGGCAGTAGCAAAGGAAGTAAAAGCAAAAGGACTAAAACTGCTGCGTGGGGGAGCATATAAACCACGTACATCACCATATGATTTCCAGGGCCTTGGTCTTGAAGGGTTACAGATTCTGAAGCAGGTGGCAGATAAGCATGATCTTGCTGTTATCAGTGAAATTGTGAACCCGGCACATATTGAAGAGGCAGTTGATTATATCGACGTTATTCAAATCGGTGCCCGCAACATGCAGAACTTTGAGCTGTTAAAGGCTGCCGGACAGGCGAAAAAGCCTGTTCTTCTGAAGCGCGGACTTGCTGCGACGATTGATGAGTTCATCAATGCAGCGGAATATATTATGGCACAGGGGAATGATCAGATTATCCTTTGTGAGCGCGGAATCCGTACGTACGAGAAAGCGACGAGAAACACACTCGATATTTCAGCTGTTCCGATTCTTAAGCAGGAAACTCACTTACCGGTATTCGTTGATGTTACGCATTCAACGGGCCGCCGTGATCTTCTTCTTCCGACGGCAAAAGCAGCACTTGCTATTGGCGCAGATGGAGTAATGGCTGAGGTCCATCCTGACCCTGCAGTTGCCCTTTCTGATTCTGCCCAGCAGATGAACTTTGATCAGTTCAACGATTTCTGGGATGCTGTCCAGCAATACCTGGGCGTACATGCAAAATAA
- the ccpA gene encoding catabolite control protein A, whose product MNITIYDVAREANVSMATVSRVVNGNPNVKPATRKKVLEVIDRLGYRPNAVARGLASKKTTTVGVIIPDISNIFFAELARGIEDIATMYKYNIILSNSDQNEEKELHLLNTMLGKQVDGIVFMGGNITEEHVSEFQRSPVPIVIAGSVESTEQTPSVNIDYYQASVDAVTSLIEKGHKTVAFVSGPFHDTINRAMKLEGYKEALEKAGLTYNEELVFEGDYTYDSGLEAWSRLQQLDEKPTAIFVGNDEMALGIVHGAQDQGASIPNDVEVISFDNTKLALMVRPQLTSVVQPLYDIGAVAMRLLTKLMNKEVIEDQTVILPHRIEERQSTK is encoded by the coding sequence ATGAATATTACGATTTATGATGTGGCGCGCGAAGCGAACGTATCCATGGCGACCGTGTCACGTGTCGTGAACGGAAATCCAAATGTAAAGCCTGCGACAAGGAAAAAAGTGCTGGAGGTCATTGACCGTCTCGGTTACCGCCCGAATGCGGTTGCAAGAGGACTTGCCAGCAAAAAAACGACAACGGTTGGCGTCATCATTCCTGATATTTCAAACATCTTTTTCGCTGAACTTGCCCGCGGAATTGAAGATATCGCAACGATGTATAAATACAACATTATTTTAAGTAACTCTGATCAGAATGAAGAAAAAGAGCTTCATCTGTTAAATACGATGCTTGGTAAGCAGGTAGATGGCATTGTCTTTATGGGAGGAAATATTACCGAGGAGCATGTATCCGAGTTCCAGCGCTCTCCTGTACCGATTGTAATAGCGGGTTCTGTGGAGTCAACCGAGCAGACACCATCTGTCAACATTGATTATTATCAGGCTTCGGTGGATGCTGTTACTTCACTGATCGAAAAAGGTCACAAAACAGTGGCATTTGTGAGTGGACCTTTTCATGACACGATCAATCGTGCCATGAAGCTTGAAGGCTACAAGGAAGCACTGGAAAAAGCGGGACTCACTTATAATGAAGAGCTCGTATTTGAAGGGGATTACACGTATGACAGCGGACTTGAAGCATGGTCACGTCTACAGCAGCTTGATGAAAAGCCGACTGCTATTTTTGTTGGAAATGATGAAATGGCGCTTGGAATCGTTCATGGTGCCCAGGATCAGGGAGCATCTATTCCAAATGATGTGGAAGTGATCAGCTTTGATAATACAAAGCTTGCACTGATGGTCCGTCCTCAGCTTACATCCGTAGTGCAGCCACTATATGACATTGGTGCCGTTGCGATGCGTCTGTTGACAAAACTGATGAATAAAGAAGTGATCGAGGATCAGACGGTTATTCTTCCTCACCGAATTGAAGAAAGACAATCTACTAAATAA
- a CDS encoding MotA/TolQ/ExbB proton channel family protein: MKRYDWITPIGVVAGVLLVGLAIFWNSGSDGFASFFHLPSLLIVLGGVFAALLVTFPASSLKRFGSVSLQSFRRSPDQIYEIVSLFVKLSEIARRDGLLALEKEMVGIKDPFIKKGIYLAIDGVEGDTMVDILQAELQSLEERHKVNRRMLEKAGDYAPAWGMIGTLIGLVLMLQDLNDPAAIGPNMAIALLTTFYGVLLANLVFNPMAGRLAQKTEKEIFQKQMIIDGVIGVHHGQNPRVLEEQLSVYLSEQDRLKGEVKVEKANG; this comes from the coding sequence ATGAAAAGGTATGACTGGATTACACCAATTGGGGTGGTCGCCGGTGTTTTGCTCGTAGGTCTGGCGATTTTTTGGAATAGCGGTAGTGACGGGTTTGCTTCATTCTTTCATTTACCATCCCTATTAATTGTTCTTGGCGGTGTATTTGCTGCTTTGCTTGTCACATTTCCTGCTTCATCTCTGAAAAGGTTCGGATCTGTGAGCCTGCAGTCGTTCAGGCGGTCACCTGATCAGATATATGAAATCGTATCCCTCTTTGTCAAACTGTCTGAAATTGCGAGAAGAGATGGTTTGCTTGCGCTTGAAAAGGAGATGGTGGGGATTAAGGATCCTTTTATTAAAAAGGGGATTTATCTTGCGATTGACGGTGTGGAAGGGGACACAATGGTCGATATTCTGCAGGCAGAGCTTCAGTCTCTTGAAGAGCGCCATAAAGTAAATCGCAGAATGCTTGAAAAAGCTGGTGATTATGCGCCTGCATGGGGAATGATCGGTACATTAATCGGACTCGTTCTCATGCTTCAGGATTTAAATGATCCGGCCGCGATTGGACCTAATATGGCGATTGCCCTTTTAACAACCTTTTACGGCGTACTGCTGGCGAATCTTGTGTTTAATCCAATGGCAGGACGGCTTGCTCAAAAAACCGAAAAGGAAATTTTTCAAAAGCAGATGATTATAGATGGTGTCATTGGTGTACACCATGGACAGAACCCGAGAGTGCTTGAGGAACAGCTTTCTGTTTATTTATCTGAACAGGATCGTTTAAAAGGTGAGGTTAAGGTGGAGAAGGCAAATGGCTAG